One window of the Chitinophaga niabensis genome contains the following:
- a CDS encoding amidohydrolase family protein, which yields MWKFYTIICTLMPYAGILCAQERSSMGFEEYEPKSTLVVPEHKLTKAKFPFVDIHNHQNGLGSGDLRGILKDMDALNMKVMINLSGGNGAGLKRQTDNVKANAPKRFIIFANISFGGIGEPGWTEKAVKQLEEDVRNGANGLKIFKSLGLSVKDNTGKRVAVDDPRLDAIWKKAGELKIPVLIHAADPKPFWDPVDKDNERWLEIVTHPGRKRGPDNPVPWETIIEEEHRMFKKHPGTKFINAHFGWYANDLGKLSKLMDEMPHMYVEFGAVIAELGRQPKAARQFFEKYQDRILFGKDSWQPEEYATYFRVLETADEYFPYHKKYHAFWRMYGMNLPDDILKKVYYKNALKLIPAIDKGLFE from the coding sequence ATGTGGAAATTCTATACTATCATCTGTACCCTGATGCCCTATGCAGGCATACTATGTGCCCAGGAAAGATCATCCATGGGCTTCGAGGAATATGAACCGAAGTCTACGCTCGTAGTGCCGGAGCATAAACTCACCAAAGCTAAATTTCCTTTCGTTGATATACATAATCACCAGAATGGCCTGGGTTCTGGAGACCTGCGGGGCATACTGAAAGATATGGATGCATTGAACATGAAAGTGATGATAAACCTCAGTGGCGGCAACGGCGCCGGCCTGAAAAGGCAGACGGATAATGTGAAAGCGAATGCACCCAAACGGTTCATCATCTTTGCCAATATCAGCTTTGGCGGAATAGGCGAACCCGGGTGGACGGAGAAAGCGGTGAAACAACTGGAGGAAGATGTGCGTAATGGCGCCAATGGCCTGAAGATCTTCAAGAGCCTGGGGCTGAGTGTTAAAGATAATACCGGTAAACGTGTAGCCGTAGATGACCCGCGCCTGGATGCCATCTGGAAAAAGGCTGGGGAGTTAAAAATTCCTGTGCTGATCCACGCAGCTGATCCCAAACCTTTCTGGGACCCGGTGGATAAAGACAATGAGCGCTGGCTGGAAATAGTGACGCATCCCGGTCGTAAAAGAGGGCCGGATAATCCTGTTCCCTGGGAGACGATCATTGAAGAAGAACACCGCATGTTCAAAAAACATCCCGGTACTAAGTTCATCAATGCACACTTTGGCTGGTATGCGAATGACCTGGGTAAGCTGAGCAAGTTGATGGATGAGATGCCGCATATGTACGTGGAATTCGGGGCGGTGATAGCAGAGCTGGGCAGGCAGCCTAAAGCAGCAAGGCAGTTCTTCGAAAAGTACCAGGACAGGATCTTGTTCGGCAAAGATTCCTGGCAACCGGAAGAGTATGCTACTTATTTCCGCGTACTGGAAACAGCGGATGAATACTTTCCTTATCATAAGAAGTACCATGCCTTCTGGCGGATGTATGGCATGAACCTGCCGGATGATATCCTGAAGAAAGTGTATTATAAAAATGCATTAAAACTGATCCCGGCGATAGATAAGGGTTTGTTTGAGTAG
- a CDS encoding thioredoxin family protein, whose translation MTRAKILLCCLFSLLALPVLAQEEGIVFFKGSWKKVLAEAKKSNKLIFVDVYTDWCGPCKQMEKEIFPLRGVGEKYNTHFVNYRIDAEKGEGRFLSKAYDVKSYPTYLYFNGEGELVFRAKGYSPNPKRFLALGDTALRFHHSKETIVSDQAAYENRKQDKAFVAGYLKKLTRFGMSEDTISKVLDHFYSQLTPLELKDTATAALLLNSLTTVQSPVFEYVISNQSFYRSFAKQLPTTLGNVVLNSYMKAIGKKNDVLFKAASAASNKVENPSLKYPYSVFLFENQYYLTTKQTDEIIKRAPAFMDSTCRITEKEMAQRDQLFYDQVLSLYTTRYLDSTTVPFFSREKLTWRNNYSKYVAVALNKTADVFLQYAQQKEDLKKACTWAARSVNLQPDNHSFYAVLAKLYAKTGMKQEAMATMKTAIDLAHNQKAPEMAIQAYEDALKKL comes from the coding sequence ATGACAAGAGCTAAAATCTTACTCTGCTGTTTGTTCTCTCTCCTTGCCCTGCCCGTTCTTGCACAGGAGGAAGGGATCGTTTTTTTTAAAGGCAGCTGGAAGAAGGTGCTGGCAGAAGCTAAGAAAAGCAATAAACTGATCTTTGTGGATGTGTATACGGACTGGTGTGGGCCCTGCAAGCAAATGGAGAAGGAGATATTTCCCTTAAGGGGGGTAGGGGAGAAGTACAATACACATTTTGTCAATTACCGGATAGATGCTGAAAAGGGAGAAGGCCGTTTTCTTAGCAAAGCGTACGATGTGAAGAGCTACCCAACCTATCTCTATTTCAATGGGGAGGGTGAACTGGTTTTTAGGGCTAAGGGATACAGCCCCAATCCTAAACGATTCCTTGCCTTAGGAGATACTGCTTTGCGCTTCCATCATTCAAAGGAAACCATAGTTTCTGATCAGGCCGCCTATGAAAACAGGAAGCAGGATAAAGCATTTGTGGCCGGATATTTAAAGAAGCTTACCCGGTTTGGAATGTCCGAGGATACCATCAGCAAAGTACTGGATCATTTTTACAGCCAGTTAACACCGCTGGAGCTAAAAGATACAGCCACCGCTGCCCTTCTTTTAAATTCACTCACAACAGTACAGTCCCCCGTATTTGAATATGTTATTTCCAATCAATCTTTTTACAGGAGTTTTGCAAAACAACTCCCCACTACACTGGGTAATGTGGTGCTCAATTCCTATATGAAAGCCATCGGTAAAAAGAATGACGTGCTTTTCAAAGCGGCATCTGCTGCCAGTAATAAGGTAGAGAACCCCAGCCTGAAATATCCTTATTCTGTTTTTCTTTTTGAGAACCAGTATTATCTTACCACCAAACAAACGGATGAGATCATAAAAAGAGCCCCGGCCTTCATGGATAGCACCTGCCGTATCACCGAAAAAGAAATGGCCCAAAGAGATCAGTTATTCTATGATCAGGTCTTATCTCTTTATACTACCCGTTATCTGGACAGCACCACTGTACCCTTTTTTTCCAGGGAGAAACTGACCTGGCGTAATAATTATTCAAAGTATGTTGCTGTGGCGCTGAATAAAACAGCAGATGTTTTCCTGCAGTATGCCCAACAAAAGGAAGATCTGAAAAAAGCCTGTACCTGGGCCGCGAGATCCGTGAATTTGCAACCGGATAATCATTCCTTTTATGCCGTACTGGCAAAGCTGTATGCAAAAACAGGGATGAAGCAGGAAGCGATGGCTACTATGAAAACGGCCATTGATCTGGCGCATAATCAGAAAGCGCCGGAAATGGCCATCCAGGCATATGAGGATGCATTGAAGAAGCTATGA
- a CDS encoding thioredoxin family protein: MTKIKIILCCLFTFFSLSVLAQKEGLRFFRGSWLKAIEEAKKSKKLIFVNVYTDWSESSQRMKEEIFPLKMVGDKYNAQFINYRVDGDWQEGESFNNRYQVEVYPTYLYINGDGVVVYRSSGYREDPLWFISLADTALYIHEARQAMPAWQASYPDRKNDKEFVREYLNRLIIFEMPSDTINMVRDQFFSQLSPSELKDTATASVLLKSLITVTSPAFEHIMANQAFYKGFAPELSLTLGSVIINSIMKATASPDDDLFRKADAFSSKLEDPLPRYPYLVFLYRNEYYLATKQIQRMIDRSPVFMDSICRIGEEGFRLRDQQLFEQIMRPYTSGEQDSTQVEDFPYLKESARSYYSKYTASVMNKAASLFLQHATDVKDLRKACVWAARSVDMDMYNYAYYTTLSQLYAKVGMRREAVSTMEAAISLAKQQRVPETILSIYKDALKAL, from the coding sequence ATGACAAAAATCAAAATTATACTCTGCTGTTTGTTCACCTTCTTTTCACTTTCTGTGCTCGCACAGAAGGAAGGTTTGCGTTTTTTCAGGGGCAGCTGGTTGAAAGCAATAGAGGAAGCCAAAAAAAGCAAGAAACTGATCTTTGTAAATGTATATACAGACTGGAGCGAATCCAGCCAAAGGATGAAAGAAGAAATTTTCCCTTTAAAGATGGTGGGAGATAAATATAATGCACAGTTCATCAACTACCGGGTAGATGGAGATTGGCAGGAAGGGGAGTCTTTCAACAACAGGTACCAGGTAGAAGTGTATCCTACTTATCTCTATATTAATGGGGATGGTGTTGTGGTGTACAGAAGCAGTGGATACAGGGAAGATCCGCTATGGTTCATATCTTTGGCGGATACTGCATTATACATCCATGAGGCCAGGCAGGCAATGCCGGCATGGCAGGCATCCTATCCTGACCGTAAAAATGATAAAGAGTTTGTAAGAGAATACCTGAACAGGCTGATCATTTTTGAAATGCCTTCGGATACCATCAATATGGTGCGGGACCAATTTTTCAGTCAGTTAAGTCCTTCAGAATTAAAAGATACTGCCACTGCCAGCGTTCTCCTCAAATCACTCATAACAGTAACATCTCCTGCATTTGAACATATTATGGCTAACCAGGCCTTTTACAAGGGCTTTGCACCGGAACTTTCTTTAACACTGGGCAGTGTGATCATTAATTCGATCATGAAGGCTACCGCATCACCGGACGATGATCTTTTCAGAAAGGCAGATGCTTTCAGCAGTAAATTAGAGGATCCGTTACCAAGGTATCCTTATCTCGTTTTTCTATACCGTAACGAATATTATCTCGCTACCAAACAAATACAGCGGATGATTGACAGGTCTCCTGTTTTTATGGATAGTATCTGCCGCATAGGAGAAGAAGGGTTCCGGCTCAGGGATCAGCAACTGTTCGAGCAGATCATGCGGCCTTATACCTCAGGTGAACAGGATAGCACCCAGGTGGAGGATTTTCCCTATTTGAAGGAAAGTGCACGCAGCTATTATTCAAAATATACTGCCAGTGTTATGAATAAAGCAGCGAGCCTTTTTCTGCAGCATGCGACAGACGTGAAAGATCTGAGAAAGGCCTGCGTTTGGGCGGCAAGATCTGTGGATATGGATATGTATAACTATGCATACTATACCACACTTTCACAATTGTACGCAAAGGTGGGCATGAGAAGGGAGGCCGTTAGTACCATGGAAGCCGCTATCAGCCTGGCGAAACAACAGCGTGTACCTGAAACCATCCTTAGTATCTACAAGGATGCGCTGAAAGCCCTGTAG
- a CDS encoding rubredoxin, with amino-acid sequence MARLSQIFSINFTGGIISPGYLQEVLNIATAAQVTQVRFGLRQQLYVEVQNKYCKQFENACREKHIVLSQTPNISSSYAATDIFIPDSWLKEGIYKDIFDLFETPPKLKINICDSQQTFMPFFTGHINWIASAHAHYWYLYIRLPGQQSTYCWPELIYTNSIPQVSRFLEEHMTQIPEKLCDYIGRPKDKELDLPVFHLPYYEGFNKYNNQYWLGIYRRDEEFSVAFLKDLCSICLETGVGQLYATSWKSIIVRDIEPAHRRLWDYALGKHGINVRHAANELNWQIADNCEDSLILKRHIIRHFDTADVRTYGLCFSIRMQPGNSHFGAIVIRKQENKYNSKLKYMQRFDILYTADFNPNSSTLVLYRDNVTKEHLGPYIVSLCKHYYEKGSEWDVLQQYVAEQQPAPVNSAPEKMVLQCPCCMSIYEEGQGEQCYICETEISAFKEVPFSTLIQTT; translated from the coding sequence ATGGCCAGACTATCACAGATCTTCAGTATCAATTTCACCGGCGGTATCATTTCCCCCGGTTATCTGCAGGAAGTGCTGAACATAGCTACAGCAGCACAGGTTACACAGGTACGCTTCGGCCTGCGGCAGCAGCTCTATGTGGAGGTGCAGAACAAATACTGCAAACAATTTGAAAACGCCTGCCGCGAGAAACACATCGTTCTTTCCCAAACACCTAATATCAGCAGCTCTTACGCCGCAACAGATATCTTCATCCCTGATTCATGGCTCAAGGAAGGGATCTACAAAGATATCTTCGATCTGTTTGAAACACCACCTAAACTAAAGATCAATATCTGCGACAGCCAGCAAACCTTTATGCCTTTCTTCACCGGGCATATTAACTGGATCGCATCTGCACATGCACATTACTGGTACCTGTATATCCGCCTGCCGGGTCAGCAATCCACTTACTGCTGGCCAGAGCTGATCTATACCAACAGCATTCCGCAGGTGAGCAGGTTCCTGGAAGAACATATGACACAGATCCCCGAAAAGCTCTGTGATTACATTGGCCGGCCAAAGGATAAAGAACTGGATCTACCGGTTTTCCATCTCCCCTATTACGAAGGGTTCAATAAATACAATAACCAATACTGGCTGGGCATTTACCGCAGAGATGAAGAATTCTCCGTAGCCTTTCTCAAAGACCTCTGCTCTATATGCCTGGAAACCGGCGTAGGACAACTCTATGCCACCTCCTGGAAATCCATCATTGTACGGGATATTGAGCCTGCACACCGGCGGCTCTGGGATTATGCTTTGGGGAAACATGGCATCAATGTGCGGCATGCCGCCAATGAACTGAACTGGCAGATTGCGGATAACTGTGAGGACAGCCTCATTCTGAAAAGACATATCATCCGGCACTTTGACACAGCAGATGTACGTACCTACGGCCTTTGCTTCAGCATCCGCATGCAGCCCGGGAATAGTCATTTCGGGGCTATTGTGATCCGCAAACAGGAAAATAAATACAACAGCAAGCTGAAATACATGCAGCGTTTCGACATCCTCTATACTGCGGATTTCAACCCTAATTCCAGTACCCTGGTGCTCTACCGGGATAATGTCACCAAAGAACATCTTGGACCTTATATCGTATCTTTGTGTAAACACTATTACGAAAAGGGCAGTGAATGGGATGTATTACAGCAATACGTGGCAGAACAGCAGCCTGCCCCGGTGAACAGTGCTCCGGAAAAAATGGTATTGCAATGCCCCTGCTGTATGAGCATTTATGAAGAGGGACAGGGAGAACAGTGTTATATTTGCGAAACGGAGATCAGTGCATTTAAGGAAGTGCCCTTCAGCACATTAATTCAAACTACTTAA
- a CDS encoding thioredoxin family protein, producing the protein MTKVRIVLCCLFFCFALPALAQKEGIHFSRGNWKKALAEAKQSGKLIFIHVYTEWGLPSKRMETEIFPLKEVGDKYNTHFINFKVDVEGGEGRSLSRKFRLKRFPTYLYFNGDGDLVYMSNGQTSNPKRFNGLADTVLRHHRENKVELYAEARYETRKQDKAFVKEYLTKLREFGIMDDTISSVQDHYFSLLKPMELKDTATVLFLLNMLTSVKSAVFEHFISHQPFYSSITKKFPLWMGNVVLSSFRRAIETDDDALFWDALVASKKLENPSLRYPYSVFMYTNQFYVMNKQVKRVIERAPFFLDRVCEMSDDEIRRKDQQQFEELMEPYFSGEVDSSTARNFLRQREDRRTVYSAYVAHALITTADIFQQHTRNRTDLKKACGWAERGVELDKDNYKNYPVLARLYAKTGMKREAIIAMQTAITLAQEQGVSPIWVALYKRALENL; encoded by the coding sequence ATGACAAAAGTTAGAATCGTACTCTGTTGTTTATTTTTCTGTTTTGCCCTTCCTGCGCTGGCGCAGAAAGAGGGGATACATTTTTCCAGGGGCAACTGGAAAAAAGCATTGGCAGAAGCTAAACAAAGCGGTAAGCTGATCTTCATACATGTGTATACAGAGTGGGGGCTACCCAGCAAAAGAATGGAAACTGAAATATTTCCATTAAAGGAGGTAGGCGATAAATATAATACCCATTTTATCAATTTTAAGGTAGATGTGGAAGGAGGAGAGGGGAGGTCCCTGAGCAGAAAATTCCGATTGAAGAGATTTCCCACCTATCTCTATTTTAACGGAGATGGTGATCTCGTTTACATGTCTAATGGGCAGACCTCTAATCCTAAACGGTTCAATGGTTTGGCAGATACTGTGCTGCGGCACCACCGGGAGAATAAAGTAGAGCTTTACGCAGAAGCCAGATATGAAACGAGGAAGCAGGATAAGGCATTCGTGAAAGAATATTTAACGAAACTCAGGGAGTTTGGGATCATGGATGATACTATCAGTAGTGTGCAGGATCATTATTTCAGCCTGTTAAAACCAATGGAGCTGAAAGATACTGCTACTGTGCTTTTCCTCTTAAATATGCTTACCTCTGTAAAGTCTGCTGTATTTGAACATTTCATTTCCCATCAGCCTTTTTATAGCAGCATTACTAAAAAGTTCCCTTTATGGATGGGTAATGTAGTGCTCAGTTCATTCAGGAGAGCCATCGAAACAGATGATGATGCCCTTTTCTGGGATGCACTGGTTGCCAGTAAAAAGCTGGAGAACCCATCCCTGAGGTATCCTTATTCCGTTTTCATGTATACGAACCAGTTTTATGTAATGAATAAGCAGGTGAAGCGGGTAATAGAAAGGGCGCCGTTTTTCCTGGACCGTGTTTGCGAAATGAGTGATGATGAGATCCGCCGTAAAGACCAGCAACAGTTTGAAGAACTGATGGAGCCTTATTTTTCCGGAGAAGTTGATAGCAGTACTGCCAGGAATTTTCTTCGGCAAAGGGAAGACCGGCGCACAGTATATTCTGCTTATGTTGCACACGCTTTAATTACAACGGCAGATATTTTTCAGCAGCATACCCGGAACAGAACTGATCTGAAAAAGGCCTGCGGCTGGGCGGAAAGAGGCGTTGAGCTGGACAAGGATAACTATAAGAATTACCCAGTGTTAGCCAGGTTATATGCAAAAACAGGGATGAAACGGGAAGCGATCATTGCTATGCAAACCGCTATCACGCTGGCGCAGGAGCAAGGTGTGTCTCCTATATGGGTAGCCCTGTACAAAAGGGCCCTGGAGAACCTGTAA
- a CDS encoding FAD-binding and (Fe-S)-binding domain-containing protein — protein METGKLLEAILPKDRIKTRLIDLVSYASDAGFYYLRPKAVVQPLNEKEIIALFHFSHQHKIPLTFRTGGTSLSGQSITDGILVDLSKYWNSLSIEEEGNQVRVQPGITGGMVNARLRKFKRKIGPDPSSIDSAMIGGILSNNSSGMCCGVKLNSYHTTKYIRFILPDGKVFNTAIPEDYVRFENECSTIFQAIKTLSAQVTGNADLQLRIRQKYETKNTVGYSLNALIDYSHPLDILAHLLIGAEGTLGFIAEAVMQTVPDYPYKSTAFLYFPDIYAACQAIPSLTLSGAEAVELMDRASLRSIEHVTGVPEQLKTLPETAAALLVEFGADSTAVLEEKLNGLSLANFSLLEPPRFTEDPYEQQFLWKLRKGMFPAVGAVRASGTTVVLEDIAFPVAQLGSAILDLQALFVQHGYDNAIIFGHAKDGNIHFVVTQSFNTQAEIERYDRFLRDVVTLVVEKYDGTLKAEHGTGRNMAPFVETEWGGEAYQVMKQLKEVIDPQNLLNPGVIISDDKNLHIKNLKPLPVVEQEVDKCIECGYCEHKCPSRDITLTPRRRIVVRRELALLKEADKKKEYAELIKEYQYDGLETCAVDGLCATVCPVDINTGDLVKRLRRENHTSFANNVALRIAKNFEATTQVVSFALKTGNAINSVFGKNAMHNLTGGIKKLIPAFPLWSNQLQAASFKAKSTNNGGQATVVYFPTCISRVMGGAMDDKKNLVDTFMSVSAKAQINVLIPDDIQSACCGQLFSSKGFSQAYQHTANNTISKLWEWTHHGAYPVVLDVSSCSQTIQHRRGVLTPENRERFDKMMIIDSIDYLHDHVLQSPGTIHKKDNIVLHPVCTLQKMKLTGKLVNIAKHYANNVDVPVTAGCCGMAGDRGFLFPELTAAATAPEANEVKKQSYEGYYSTAKTCEMALSDAVGKNYESILYLADECTR, from the coding sequence ATGGAAACAGGGAAGTTATTAGAAGCGATCTTACCGAAGGACAGGATTAAAACACGATTGATAGATCTCGTTTCCTACGCCTCAGATGCAGGTTTTTATTACCTGCGGCCCAAAGCGGTGGTGCAACCGCTGAATGAAAAAGAGATCATTGCCTTATTTCATTTTTCCCATCAGCATAAAATCCCTCTCACTTTTCGCACAGGCGGTACCAGTTTATCCGGGCAGTCCATTACAGATGGCATCCTGGTAGATCTCAGTAAGTATTGGAACAGTTTGTCCATAGAAGAGGAGGGCAACCAGGTAAGGGTGCAGCCGGGTATAACAGGGGGTATGGTAAATGCCCGCCTGAGGAAATTCAAGAGGAAAATAGGGCCGGACCCTTCCAGTATTGATTCTGCCATGATCGGCGGCATCCTTTCCAATAATTCCAGTGGTATGTGTTGCGGTGTGAAGTTGAACTCTTACCATACCACAAAATATATCCGCTTCATATTACCGGATGGTAAAGTATTCAACACTGCCATCCCGGAAGATTATGTACGGTTCGAAAATGAATGCAGCACTATTTTTCAGGCTATCAAAACCCTCAGTGCACAGGTAACAGGGAATGCTGATCTGCAGCTGAGGATCCGCCAGAAATACGAAACCAAAAACACGGTAGGTTATTCCCTGAATGCATTGATCGATTACTCGCACCCGCTGGATATACTCGCACATCTGTTGATCGGTGCAGAAGGTACCCTGGGCTTTATTGCGGAGGCAGTGATGCAAACCGTACCGGATTATCCTTATAAATCCACCGCATTTTTATATTTCCCGGATATCTATGCTGCCTGCCAGGCTATTCCCTCGCTCACTTTATCAGGTGCAGAAGCAGTGGAACTGATGGACAGGGCATCGCTGCGTTCCATAGAACATGTGACGGGCGTTCCTGAACAGTTGAAAACATTACCGGAAACAGCCGCTGCTTTACTGGTGGAGTTTGGAGCAGACAGTACTGCGGTGTTGGAGGAAAAATTAAACGGACTTTCCCTCGCAAATTTCTCTTTGCTGGAACCACCAAGGTTTACAGAAGATCCTTATGAGCAGCAATTCTTATGGAAACTCCGTAAAGGCATGTTCCCTGCAGTAGGTGCTGTAAGGGCCAGTGGCACAACGGTGGTGCTGGAAGATATTGCTTTCCCGGTAGCACAGCTGGGCAGTGCTATCCTTGACCTGCAGGCACTTTTTGTGCAGCATGGTTATGATAATGCCATCATCTTCGGGCATGCCAAAGATGGCAACATCCATTTTGTGGTAACACAATCTTTCAATACGCAGGCAGAGATTGAGCGGTACGACCGGTTTTTGAGAGATGTAGTAACCCTGGTGGTAGAAAAGTATGATGGCACCTTAAAGGCAGAACATGGAACGGGCAGGAACATGGCGCCTTTCGTTGAAACAGAATGGGGTGGGGAAGCTTACCAGGTGATGAAACAACTGAAGGAAGTGATCGATCCGCAGAACCTGCTCAACCCGGGTGTGATCATCAGCGATGATAAGAACCTGCACATCAAAAATCTTAAGCCCCTGCCGGTAGTAGAGCAGGAGGTGGATAAATGTATTGAATGCGGTTATTGCGAACATAAATGCCCCAGCAGGGACATTACCCTTACACCCCGCAGGCGCATTGTAGTAAGAAGGGAATTGGCACTGCTGAAAGAAGCAGATAAAAAGAAAGAATATGCAGAACTGATAAAGGAATACCAGTACGATGGCCTGGAAACTTGTGCCGTGGATGGTTTGTGCGCTACCGTTTGCCCGGTGGACATCAATACCGGTGATCTGGTAAAAAGATTAAGAAGAGAAAACCATACTTCGTTTGCCAATAATGTGGCGCTGCGTATTGCAAAGAATTTTGAAGCCACCACGCAGGTAGTATCTTTTGCATTAAAAACAGGGAATGCCATCAATAGTGTGTTCGGTAAAAATGCGATGCATAACCTTACCGGTGGTATTAAAAAACTCATTCCTGCTTTTCCTTTATGGAGCAATCAACTGCAGGCTGCTTCCTTCAAAGCTAAAAGTACCAATAACGGTGGTCAGGCAACTGTGGTGTATTTCCCTACCTGTATCTCGCGTGTAATGGGAGGTGCGATGGATGATAAGAAGAACCTGGTAGATACCTTCATGAGCGTATCCGCGAAAGCACAGATCAATGTGCTGATCCCGGACGATATTCAATCCGCCTGCTGCGGGCAGCTGTTCTCTTCCAAGGGATTCAGCCAGGCATACCAGCACACGGCCAATAATACTATCAGCAAACTGTGGGAATGGACCCATCATGGCGCTTATCCTGTAGTGCTGGATGTGAGCTCCTGCTCGCAAACTATTCAGCACAGGCGTGGGGTGCTCACGCCGGAAAACAGGGAGCGCTTTGATAAAATGATGATCATCGACAGTATTGATTACCTGCATGATCATGTGCTGCAATCACCCGGCACCATCCATAAAAAAGATAACATTGTATTGCACCCGGTTTGTACCTTGCAGAAGATGAAGTTAACCGGCAAGCTGGTGAATATCGCAAAACATTATGCCAATAATGTAGATGTACCAGTTACCGCAGGATGCTGTGGTATGGCAGGGGACAGGGGCTTCCTCTTCCCTGAGTTAACCGCTGCGGCCACTGCGCCGGAGGCAAATGAAGTAAAGAAGCAAAGCTATGAAGGATACTATTCTACCGCTAAAACCTGTGAGATGGCCCTGTCTGACGCGGTAGGAAAGAACTACGAATCGATCCTGTATCTGGCGGATGAATGTACCCGCTAA
- a CDS encoding DUF7009 family protein — MKIRIRGNSIRYRLDKADIGALKEHGKVEEETHIGAASLHFCVRIGDKYKVKLEGSGVHMSILAEKAKEWIDTDLVGIQFEQQNADNSVLKILIEKDFKCLTEREEDDSNAFENPLSKHEC, encoded by the coding sequence ATGAAGATCAGGATAAGAGGAAACAGCATCCGTTACCGCCTGGATAAAGCAGATATCGGGGCATTAAAGGAGCATGGCAAGGTGGAAGAAGAAACACATATTGGTGCAGCGAGCCTTCACTTTTGTGTGCGTATCGGCGACAAGTATAAAGTTAAACTGGAAGGCAGCGGTGTACATATGAGCATCCTTGCGGAGAAGGCGAAGGAATGGATAGATACAGACCTGGTAGGGATTCAATTTGAGCAGCAAAACGCAGATAATAGCGTATTGAAGATCTTGATCGAAAAGGATTTCAAGTGTTTGACGGAACGGGAGGAAGATGATAGTAATGCGTTTGAGAATCCTTTATCCAAGCATGAATGCTGA